gTGCACACATCCACGTATGCTCACGAGCCAGTCTGTGTGTTTGTCTTTGAGACTATCCCCCTGGGGTGGTTGTGTGAGTCAGCGTGACTCCACGGGGTGTGTAAACACGTGTCTGCAGTGTAACTGCGTGATAACATCAGACACGATTCcccgtgtgtgcatgtgtgaccCTGTCCAGGCAGCGCCAGGGGTGTATGCACATTCTGTGGGTATCTGTGTGCTCCTGTGCCTTCACGGGGCGGGGGTGATTTGGACCCCTGCGTGCCTTCATCCGACAGCCTGTGTGAATGTATGCACCAGCCTGCGTGACTCACTCTGGGTGATGCTGATGTGCGCACAGAGGTAAAGCCCATCTtccatccttcccaccctcctTGCCATCAGCACCTCCTCAGGTATAACTGACACCAAGAAGCTAGAGCCTCCTGCTCTTCCTGGGTGCCTCCGCCCAAAGAGTCTTCCTGCAGCCTGACTCGGGAATGCACCCTGATCCAGCTCTTCCTGCTTCCCACCTGACAGCCGTCTCTGAATTCCTTGACATAGGGGCTGGTCTCCAGGCTCAGCTCATCCTCATTGGCCCCCCGGAGCTTCAGGGGACCGCCTTGGGCCATCCCAGAACAGGGGTAGGAGACATCCTGATGGGCTGAGACACTGAGCAGCCGCAGGAAGGTGAGCTGCACCACACCGACTGGGGAGCCTTCTGAGTCGACGTAAGAGAACTGGCGGGAGAGAGGCTGGTGGTGAGGGGTAGATGGAACAGGGCTGGCAGAGCATCTACAGAAGCGGGGTCCCCAGGGCTGGGGTCATGGGCAGGGAATGGGTGGGCAGAAAGAGCGGAGGGAGAAATGGGCCAGAGCAGGAGGCTGGGACTGACTGAGGGTAAACAGAAGGCAAGCTTTGTCTAGGGTTGTCGAGGGAAAAGGCAGTGGGATGGTGGTAAGAAGGGAAGAGCCAAGGAAAGAAGGTGCCCAGGCTCTGTAGTGCCAGGGCGCCTGTCACAGAAACCCAGAAGCCACTGGGACtgtgagtggggcaggggagggaaggagggcagCCCTCACTTGCGTGACATCATCTCTGGGTATCACACATGTTTCCCCTCCAGCTGTAAAGTTGCAGAAAACCCGGAAGGCATCCCGAGCACAGCCCTGATTGGGGTCCACCCAGTACTCTCCTGttgggtgagggagaggaaagggtcaGGGTCCCCACAGGCGGGACCCAAGACACTCCTTgccccccttcccactcccaccccactgcTCCAAactcccaccctccccaccatgcCCTCAGTCTCCAGGTCCCACTGTCCCCTGGAATCCCACAACGCTACCCACCCTACTTCATGCCCCATCACCACCTTACACCCCTGCCCGTCTGTGGTACCCTTCCCCACAGTGGCATGCCCAGGCCCCCGATGGAGGGGGCAGGAGCACTGACACCTCACGTCGGTACAATATGTGGTGGCAGATTCGCACGCGTGCCCGTCTGTGTAAATGTAAGCACGTGTGTACACGTGTGTATGTTTGTCACTTCTTGCAGGCAGCAGGCTGATCGTGAGCCGGTCTGCACCGGGAGGACCAGATCAGTTGTCAAATATTGAAAAACTCCCCACCTGGCTGGTGAAGAGCTGCCATTCCAGGCCCCTtgaccctcacccccaccccaccccttcccccaagaAGTCCCTGCATCCACTCTGCTTTTCATCCTGTTGTAACGCCGTCTCCTGAGGCTGGCACTGACCGTCGGGCAGCTCCGGGTGGCAGAGCTTCAGGTCCTGGCATGTACGAGCGGGGCTGTCCTGGGTCCCTGTCGGCCGCCTCATCTGCTCAATCTCCTCCCGCAAGGAGTCGAGGGAGCCAAAGATCTCCTCCAGCCCCCCAGCACTGCCTGGAGCCCCCCCAGTCGGCATGGCCTCATCCTGCATCAGGCGGCTTCCGTCCACGGAGCGCCGAGTCTTCTTGGGCATCTGGATGGGCAGGGGCTGGATCACCTCACCGGGGGGGCCCTGTgtggaaggaagaatggaaaaggtGAGAGACAAATGGATAGGAGGTAGAAGCCAAGAATCtctgagaaagagaggcagaggcggagcagacagaggcaggcccTGACTTGCAACTCACCGGGTGTCCTGGAGGACCCTGGACGCCCTTCTCTCCCTTGGGTCCAGCTGGGCCCTGCCAAAGGAGTAAATGAGCTCATGGAGGAATCAAGGGCTCATGCATGCAGTCAAGGCCGCAGAAGGGTCAAGTCAGTCTCTGGGCTGGGAATGAGCAGCTCTGCTGGAGGGAGCATGTTTGCCCTGGAGAGAAAGTGTCAAGtctggctgggggaagggggcagagctCAGAGCTGGCTGGGGGTCACTCACTGTGGCTCCTTTGGCTCCTTTGGGGCCAGCAGGTCCCTgggaaatgaggaagaagaaagagatggtcACCACGGGGGCAGGGTAGGACAAGGAGGAATGGAGAGGCAAAGTCATGAGTCCACAGGACCCTGGCTTTACTATAGGAGGGGCAGGCCTGAGGGAACACGGGGACATTCCAGAGGCCCTGGAAGGATGGGGGAGGAGACACTGTGTAAGGACATATGGAGGACACTGGGGCCTGTTCTGCTTGGCTGGTGGTTGCCATGGATGCCATTGGGGGATTATGGAGGGAGAGCAGTAGGGTTTAGGGGATTTAGTGAGGAACAGATGGGGTACTCACGGGGAGGCCGGGAGGCCCTCCAGGACCAATAGGGCCAGATGCTCCGGGGATACCCTAGGAAGGAAAAGGACATGGTTCAACTGGgtccccctccacacccctcctgacccccccaacccccagctgagtctccacctccaccctccccacccccaccacgaaTCCCCACGCTCATCCTCCCAGACCTTCCAGGACCATGTCCTCACCGTCTCTCCCTTCTGTCCAGCAGAGCCCTGAGGGCCAGGAAGTCCCCGATCACCCTTCTCTCCCTGTTCCCCAGGGGGCCCAATCAGCCCGATGAGACCTGGGTGACCCTGGAGAAAGGACAGGTGGCCGGTCGggggaggcagaaaggaagaaacacgCATGCAGAAGGAGGAGTCCACAGGGGTCAGAGCCCAAATGACAGGAGAGACTCGGGCAgggggctgaggacagagcagggccTGTGAACAGccctcactgagcaaggaccccagaGACTCAGTGTCGGAGCCCTGAAACACAGTGGTAGACACTCGGGGCCCCCACAGTCCTCCGGGCTGAGGGTAAGGGGAGATACCCAGCCGCAGGTCTGCACTCACCTTCTCGCCCTTGGCTCCAATATCACCTCGCAGGCCAGGAAGTCCCGGCGGTCCCTGTGGGGAGACAGAAATCACTCTGTGCATGGAAAAGTGGGACCAAGCTCTCCCCAGAGCCATGTCCCACCTCCTCCAGGGCTTTAGCTGGATGCCCACTGCCCAAGAGCACCACCAGCCtcgccccacccaccccacccaatCCAGAGTCACTCACCAGAGGACCTGGAGGTCCTGCCTGGCCTGTGGCCCCAGGACGGCCTTGCTGACCCTGCAGATTCAAGGGGACCACAGAGATCAGGAGAACTGTCCCCACATGGGCACCCTTCCAAAGGCCCCTGACCCCTCCTGCCCTCAGCCAAGCTGCTCCACTCCATGACTCACCACTGAGCCTGGGAGTCCCCTTAGACCATCAGGACCAGGTTTCCCTGCTGGGCCTGCGGGACCCACAGGGCCTGTCTTCCCCGGGGCACCCACAGCACCGGGATCCCCCTGAAACATATACAAGGAATGAGTCTtaaagggcagaggaaaggggtAAGGGTGGAGGTAGGGGGTCCAATGTGGAAAGGatgagacagagaggaggggccaaaccccaggagccccaaagcAGGAACAGGAATAAGTACAGGGAACCCCCCCTAGAGAGAAGAGGCTCAATATGGGGTAGACATCTGGAGAGAGGAATCTGAGGAGCCAGAGGTGCCAGAAGATAGGGGGAATATTCCAGCACCCAGGATGGCCTCTCCCTCACCTTggctcccttctctccttgcCGCCCCTCAGGACCAGGGGTGCCGGCAGGACCCTGCAGgtagagacaggaaggaaaagtcAGTGAGTCACCAGGCTCAGCTGCTTCCCCGGCCTGTCCTCCTGGCTCCGGGCGCCATgagcctgtgcatgtgtgtgcttgcCTGCACGTGTGAacgtgcgcacgcgcgcacacacacatgcatgcaccaACAGAGTTGCAGAAGCTGATTCCCAAACAAGCTGGTAGAGCTGTACCAGTTGTTAAAATAACGAGGAGTTCTGTATATTCAGGGAAGAGCCACCTGCCTGCACACAGTCTACCATCCATACACCTTCTATCCCAGCAACTAGAGGGTTAATCCGTGGCTCAGCAGGGACCCTCCAGGAAAGCTAGCCCCTTCCTCCAGGTCCATTCTGACCAGTTGATGAGTACCATCTCCCACACCCCCGCAAGAACATAAATAGCAAAGCCCAGAACAGACATGCTCCCTTACACATGGCATGCTTACAAATGCAAATGTCCACACACATGCACGCTACCTCCAGGCACCTCCCTGCCCATCCCATCTCCACTGCCCCCATCTCCTATCCACCCAGCCAAGGACTGCTCCTCAAGGTCCCGGATGTCCACCTCACTTACCCGCTTTCCAAGTGGTCCAGGAGGTCCATTCTCCCCAGTGGGACCAGGGGATCCCTAGGGAGGGACAGGAGTGGATGAGTGTTTAGCCTCCAGCCAATGGAGTGGGGCTTAAAGGGGGGTAATGGGCCTGAAGGCTTGGGCTCTGTAGTGGAGGGATGGGTCACTGGTCACTCACAGGCTGTCCTGGCTCTCCATCCTCTCCTCGGTCACCCTTCGCACCATCCTGGCCCTGCAGGGATGCAGCAAGGTCAGGGATTGCCCAACCTAGCTGGCGTCACCTCCAAAACTGCCAATTTtcccatccctctgcctgccctgccttACCCCCAGCTTCCCACACTCAAGCCAGTCAGCCGCACAAAGGCCCACACAGGAGCCCatcctctgtctcccttcccctcccacgaGCAGACTCACCCGAGGGCCACCTTCTCCAGGAGGACCAGGATCACCAGGAAAACCAACAGGACCCTAATGCAGAGAACAGGATCAAAGTCACCACCCCCTAACCCTACCCAGAGCCAGCACAGATGCTCAGAGCACATGCcacactctccctctccagctggtGCCCCCGATGCCCAACGGCACACCCTGGGGAGATGGTCCCTGGCACTCTCTTTTCCCCACCTCATGTGCTGCATGCTTTTTGATGCTTTCAGGGAGTTAATTAGAAGGCATCTCTGACTTTCTTTCTCTGGATTTCACACCCTGCCATGGATTTCATACATCCCTGCCAGGAGACCTCATTCCAGAGCCTTCCACCCAAGTATCCCCCCATTCCTGGGTTCCTCCTACTCCAAGACCCTCCCACTCACAGACACCCCTATACCCAGGTCTCTCATTCACAaagccctcctcccagcccctcccctaaACTCACAGGGTTCCCTTTGGGGCCATCATCACCGGTGGGGCCTTTAGGCCCTGGTGGTCCTGCCTCTCCCGGTTGCCCCgactctcctttctccccacgCTCCCCGCGTGGGCCCTGAAGGATGAGTAGAGGGTATGGATGGTCCCAAAGGGGTCTCGAAGATCAAGGATGCAGCCCCTGCTTCCAAGACACCTTCAGCCTCCCCTCTACCCCCTCAGTGACAGCAGGACGCTCACGGAAAGTCAAGCCCATAGGGCGTACTCgggtccctccttccctctgaagAGCGAGCATGGGGCTCACTCAGACCCAGGGGTCCAGCCTCACAGAGCGTTAGGAGCACAGGCTCCTGGGCTGTAGAGGAGCTCCAGCTCCAGGAGGTCACAGTAACAGGGGCTGGGGTTGAGGAGGGTGTTGGGGATTAGGGAGCAAGGGCTCAGAGATCTCACTCACCTTGACACCAGGCTCACCCTGGACCCCTGGAGAGCCTGACTCTCCCGGCTCCCCCTGCAAGGAGACTGGGTTCAAAAACCACCTTTCACCCCCAAATCTCGATATTCCCCATACTTCATTCTCTTTTGCCCCAACCCCAACCAAAGCTGGCAGAAGTCCAACCCTCATACCCCACCCCAAGACAAGCCCCTTCATTTACTCCCTTCCCAGTTACCTTCTCTCCAGGGGGACCTAGGTTTCCAACACCTCCCGGGGGACCTTGCGGACCCTGGAAGAGGAGCAGAAGTAGGAGTCATTGCTTAAGGGAGGGGGTAGACCCTGAATGAGCACCCCAAGGTCACAGCGGTGAGACAGCAGGAGGCCTTCCAGGGCCAGCGACTTCTCATGGCAGCTGAGATGAGACTAGAGTTTATAGTCTGGGGAAAGGGAGGCAAGACTGGCCGCAGGGATCTGAGAGGACTCACATCAGCTCCATTGGGTCCAGCTGGGCCTCGAGGTCCTGGGGGGCCGGGTGGTCCCTGGGGAAAACAGagcagagatggggaagggaagagaaaggaagagaaaggcacaCCAGGAATGCCAGAGGGTTGGGTGGGGTTGACATCTCAGGGTAGGGGTGCGGGTctcaggggaggggggcagccccACCAGGAAGCAGCatgcagggagcagggaggctgggagtGCTGGATGGGGGGGGAGAGACTAGCAGGTGGGGTTGGGGCCAGGGGGTCAGTGGGGTCACTCTTACCATAGGGCCCACATCTCCTGTTTCTCCCTTCTCACCCGAGGGGCCTGGCAAACCCTGTGCGGGGGTACACAGCCCAGACCAGGATGACCGACCCACCAGAGAACAGCTCCAGGTACACTTAGCCTCCAGTGCCCTCCCTCCGATCCCACATGTCCCCCAGTCCTCAGCAGCAGGGGCTGGTCAGCAGACCCATCCTGACCCCACCTCTCAGCCCCTGCCTCtacttcccccaactcacctgTAGGCCAATGGGTCCCGGGGGCCCATTGAATCCTCTCGTTCCTTCATCACCTTTGGCTCCAAAGTGTCCCTGGGGTCCCCGAGCTCCGGGCTCCCCATCGGCTCCCtgaggtggagggagggcagggacaaGGACACAGAGATGGTCATGGTGTGGGAGTTCTCTCTTCACAAACTCCACACCAAGCTGGGCATCAGGTCCAGAGCCCTTACTCCCACGCTCAACTCCAAGGGTGCAGGGGAACTGAGGGCAGACTAGAAGTTGCCAGCGcccctggaggggcagggaggggagcagatggGGCATCAGTCACTCACCGCGGCTCCAGGCTGCCCCACAGGACCAAGGGGTCCAGGGGGTCCAGGAGGGCCCTGGGGGGGAAAAGGAGAGTCAGAGACACCAAGACAGGGAGAGACCAGGTGGAAACGAGGCTAAAGGCCAGAGATCAGAAGTCAAAAGTCACAGTCACTTACATGTTCACCCTTGTTCCCTTTAGTGCCCTTCTGTCCGGGGTCTCCCACCTCACCCTATGGGGACAGGGCAGATGAGGTATTAGAGAAAAGACCCAGGTGGGGCAAGGAGGGGAAGACAGGGATGGGGATGGGAGGCATGCGCAGATCAGCAGTCTCATCGGGGAAGATTGGGCCCAGGGTCTGTAGGTTCCCACACCTTGTCTCCATCCTCTCCTGCCACACCGGGGGGTCCCGCAGGACCAGGAAGCCCCACAGGACCCTGCACCCCGTCTCGACCAGTTGGACCAATGGGGCCCTTCTCAccctggaagaaaagaagaaaggagtcaTGAGCCGGAGACGATCCCCCCCCTCCAACACCCTCACAAGGAACTCTCTGTAGCCCAGCAGCTCACAACTCGCAGACCCCTCCCCAGTGTCTCTCCCCAGGGACCCCACACTCACCGGGACACCTTTCTCTCCTGCGGCTCCAGGGGGACCCTGTGGGCCTGGGCGCCCTGGGGGGCCAATGGGTCCCCCCGATCCTGCTGCACCTCGCTCCCCAGGGGAACCCTGAGACAGGAAATGGAGTCagacccccacaccccacccacaCCAGAGGAGCCCTGAACATGGTTCCCAGGAGAATAGCCCCAAATTGAATACCCAATGGCAGATCCTAGACTCCCTCTGCCTAGTCCCACAGCCCTGCCTAGATCCAGATGCCCCTCTTCATCCATCCTCACCCACTCTTTCCTggttcctccctcccacccctcatgTCCCCCACACTCACTGCAGGGCCAGGGGGACCTGCTGGACCTTCATTTCCCTTCAAGCCGGATCCACCCTGTGAACCAGAGATTGGGAGTCACAGATGTGCGTCGGGAAGGCAGGGAAGgatgggggggggaggcagactTGGAGAAATGGGTGTGGGGGTGACACTGAGCGACTCCAGGATGCCAGGTGACTTGTTGGGGGACTGAGCTCTCACTCACAGCAGTGCCGGGGAGGCCTCTCTCTCCTGGGAAGCCCCTCAGACCCGCAGGTCCATCCTTCCCTGGAGCCCCTGGGGGACCAGGGTCACCCTAAGATGAAATGAAAGGTCATGAGCCACAGCCATGCTCCCGGATTGGACAGAGAGATCTCTGGCTTTTCTCAAATCCCAACTATCTGTTCCATTTAGCACCCCAACCCTGGTCTCCCAAGTTCCCCTCTGCCCGACCCTTTACTGacctttgttccttcttttccagCTGTTCCAGTCAGTCCCTGCTCTcccggggggcctggggggcccgGGTGACCTCTCTCCCCCATGGGCCCAGTTTCTCCTGCTGCTCCctaagaaagagacagaaagactgATCCTCTGatcctctgccccactccctgcccaAAGAGGCCACTCTGCCATCCTAAAATGACCCCTCTGGATGCCCTTTATCCCCACCCCAAAGCTATGGGGAATTCCTGGGGCTCTCCTAGGCCACTGCGCTGGAGTGTAGTTCCCCAGTCTGGGGTAACTGCACCACCCCGCGTCCCCACTGGGGAGCTGCCCCTTTGGGACACGAGATGAGAACTGGCCAGTCGGGATCCTGCTCCAAAGGAGCTGGGGCATGTGATcgggaaaagggagaagaggatCGGACAAACTAACTTCATGGTCTGGGCTCCACTCTCCTCAGGGGGCAGCCATACCTGAGGTCCCACCACCCCTGGAGGGCCAGGGGGGCCAGTCTTCCCTTGGAAACcctgagagaggaagaggagagagcagTCAAGGCATGTTAAGCACAGACACTGTGGGACGGACCCCAGGttcctggaggaagggcagagtcACGACGGAGTCCTTGGCCACAGGTCTGAGCAGCACCAGGACAATCCCTTTGCCAGAAGAATCTCCATGGTGGGCCTACCAGATAGTCCTGGAAGGTCTGGGGGAGCCAGGGGCATTACTTaccacttcccctctctggcctGGGTGTCCCGGCAGCCCGTCCTTCCCAGGGGGACCCTAGAAAGGGTTCAGGCATCAGGTGAACACTGGGCTGGGAAGGAGGATGGAAAAGGATTCACAGAACCCAAGTGGGTCAGAGGTCAATTACCGGAGGTCCTTTGGGGCCAGGAAATCCATTGGGGCCTTGAGGTCCAGGGAGACCCTAAAGACAGAGCAAGGTTGAATGAGGAGAATGGGCAGGGGGTGCATATTCCCCGGCCCCCTACCCAGGGAGAGAGGGCAAGGGTTCCactcaggctccctggggagcactGGAGAACAAGAGACTCAAGCCATACTCACCCTTTCTCCGGGGGGGCCATGGGGGCCATCACCACCTGATGTTCCCTGTAGGGGGTAAGAGAGTCAGAGGGGAAGAGGCGCTGCCTTCTAGCTCTGCTGGAGGTCAGAGGAGTCAACCAGGAGCCGGGTTAAAGGGCAGATGGTGGATGGAGTCCTGCCAAGACCACTAACCTTAGCGCCAGACTTCCCCGTGGCACCTCGGGGTCCCCGCTGACCCCGTGGACCctagagagcagggaggggagctgTCAGAAAACCCCAAATGCACCTCTTGGGATCTTGAGCCACATATCTGCCCCCCGCACTCACCGTGGGGCCCCGCTCTCCCCGAGGCCCTGACTTCCCTGAAAGGCCCTGGTGGGAAGGAAGCGAAAAGAACACATCACCAGAGGCGCGATCCCACTCATAGGGCAGCCCTGCCCTCTGCACCCCTTCCGTTCCCCCAGCTTACCCGGGCTCCCTTCTCTCCACTGGCACCAGGAAAACCAGGAAATCCCAGGGACCCCTGGTGaggatggagaaggaaaaaactgAGATGTCATGAAAACAGAGGCCCTAGAAGAGCCAGTgggtgggggtcaggagaggTAATGGAGGCAGCAGGGTGGGAGGCCTGGGCTCTTCCAAGAACTAGGTGGCCTTGGACACTCCACCAGCATCCCCCTGCGGCTGCCTggccctctgtttcctcatctgtagaatggtgTTGAGCTAAGTTCACTCTAGGGTCCCCCACCATTATCAGTCTAAGCTTCCTAGAATCAGTggtcagagaagggaagaagagaaggggcaCAAATGGGGTATAATATCACCTTGGGACCCTGGCGTCCAGGGTAGCCAGGCAGACCAGGAACACCCAGCTTGCCCTGTGGAGAGACAGGGAGCAGTTGGGAAGGAATCAGACACCACACCATCCCTGGAGACCCCAAGCCCCAGAGACAGGAGCCAGCCCCCACCCAGCAAGCCTCCCCAGCAAACCTCCaggccccagcccctcctctcctgctcagAAGGCTGCTTGGCTTTTGTCCCCCATCCTTCCTGAAAGTGGATTTTCCCCAGCTCTGGGGCTGGGATCCTGCCTCCTCTGCGCCTTTAAACCCACGGCTCCATGGAGTTCCATGACCTACTCCTGCCTACCCCCCGAACCTCAGCTCTCCTTCCCAGCACACACTCCCTGCACCACTGAGACCAGTCCCCTTGCAGGTTCACACACCACATTCAGGATGGCCTCTGCCCCCCGACCCGTGTCTGCACCACCCCAAGCCCTCCTGACATGCACCCCCTTCCTCCTGGTGCTTCAGGGCCTGCCACGCTCAGCCAGCAGTGAAGCAGAGGTTAGGAGCTGGCAGGCCTGCCTAGGTTCAAATGCAGGCCATGCCCATGACCGGCTGTGGTACGAACAAGCATCTTTACTTGTTGCAATGAACGCTCTCTGTAGCCCGGGGCTTAGGAGAAGCAGGCGCAGGGCTGGCCCTTGGTGAGGGCATGGAGATTAGCTCTGT
The sequence above is drawn from the Mustela nigripes isolate SB6536 chromosome 5, MUSNIG.SB6536, whole genome shotgun sequence genome and encodes:
- the COL11A2 gene encoding collagen alpha-2(XI) chain isoform X3 translates to MELWGVLRLWPPVGPWDPVFGSPAMERCSRCHRLLLLVPLVLGLSAVPARAGTPPVDVLRALRFPSLPDGVRRARGICPADVAYRVSRPAQLSAPTRQLFPGSFPKDFSLLTAVRTRPGLQAPLLTLYSAQGVQQLGLELGRPFRFLYEDQTGRPRPPAQPVFRGLSLADGKWHRVAVAVKGQSVTLIVDCKKRVTRPLPRSARPLLDTHGVIIFGARILDEEVFEGDIQELVIAPGVQAAYESCEQKELECEGAWRERPQKQQSHRAQRSPKQQPSRLHRPQNQEPQRQPAESFYYDYETPYYDVMTTGTTPDYQDPTPGEEEGILESSPLPPPEEEQTDLQVPSTADRFLTEQYGEGGTDPPAGPYDYTYGYGDDYREETELGPALSAETAPSGAAAHGPRGLKGEKGEPAVLEPGMLVEGPPGPEGPAGLIGPPGIQGNPGPVGDPGERGPPGRAGLPGSDGAPGPPGTSLMLPFRFGSGGGDKGPVVAAQEAQAQAILQQARLALRGPPGPMGYTGRPGPLGQPGSPGLKGESGDLGPQGPRGPQGLTGPPGKAGRRGRAGADGARGMPGEPGVKGDRGFDGLPGLPGEKGHRGDTGAQGLPGPPGEDGERGDDGEIGPRGLPGESGPRGLLGPKGPPGIPGPPGVRGMDGPHGPKGSLGPQGEPGPPGQQGTPGTQGLPGPQGAIGPHGEKGPRGKPGLPGMPGSDGPPGHPGKEGPPGTKGNQGPSGPQGPLGYPGPRGVKGVDGIRGLKGHKGEKGEDGFPGFKGDMGVKGDRGEVGVPGSRGEDGPEGPKGRTGPTGDPGPPGLMGEKGKLGVPGLPGYPGRQGPKGSLGFPGFPGASGEKGARGLSGKSGPRGERGPTGPRGQRGPRGATGKSGAKGTSGGDGPHGPPGERGLPGPQGPNGFPGPKGPPGPPGKDGLPGHPGQRGEVGFQGKTGPPGPPGVVGPQGAAGETGPMGERGHPGPPGPPGEQGLTGTAGKEGTKGDPGPPGAPGKDGPAGLRGFPGERGLPGTAGGSGLKGNEGPAGPPGPAGSPGERGAAGSGGPIGPPGRPGPQGPPGAAGEKGVPGEKGPIGPTGRDGVQGPVGLPGPAGPPGVAGEDGDKGEVGDPGQKGTKGNKGEHGPPGPPGPLGPVGQPGAAGADGEPGARGPQGHFGAKGDEGTRGFNGPPGPIGLQGLPGPSGEKGETGDVGPMGPPGPPGPRGPAGPNGADGPQGPPGGVGNLGPPGEKGEPGESGSPGVQGEPGVKGPRGERGEKGESGQPGEAGPPGPKGPTGDDGPKGNPGPVGFPGDPGPPGEGGPRGQDGAKGDRGEDGEPGQPGSPGPTGENGPPGPLGKRGPAGTPGPEGRQGEKGAKGDPGAVGAPGKTGPVGPAGPAGKPGPDGLRGLPGSVGQQGRPGATGQAGPPGPLGPPGLPGLRGDIGAKGEKGHPGLIGLIGPPGEQGEKGDRGLPGPQGSAGQKGETGIPGASGPIGPGGPPGLPGPAGPKGAKGATGPAGPKGEKGVQGPPGHPGPPGEVIQPLPIQMPKKTRRSVDGSRLMQDEAMPTGGAPGSAGGLEEIFGSLDSLREEIEQMRRPTGTQDSPARTCQDLKLCHPELPDGEYWVDPNQGCARDAFRVFCNFTAGGETCVIPRDDVTQFSYVDSEGSPVGVVQLTFLRLLSVSAHQDVSYPCSGMAQGGPLKLRGANEDELSLETSPYVKEFRDGCQTQQGRTVLEVRTPVLEQLPVLDASFSDLGAPPRRGGVLLGPVCFMG
- the COL11A2 gene encoding collagen alpha-2(XI) chain isoform X4, yielding MELWGVLRLWPPVGPWDPVFGSPAMERCSRCHRLLLLVPLVLGLSAVPARAGTPPVDVLRALRFPSLPDGVRRARGICPADVAYRVSRPAQLSAPTRQLFPGSFPKDFSLLTAVRTRPGLQAPLLTLYSAQGVQQLGLELGRPFRFLYEDQTGRPRPPAQPVFRGLSLADGKWHRVAVAVKGQSVTLIVDCKKRVTRPLPRSARPLLDTHGVIIFGARILDEEVFEGDIQELVIAPGVQAAYESCEQKELECEGAWRERPQKQQSHRAQRSPKQQPSRLHRPQNQEPQRQAAHGPRGLKGEKGEPAVLEPGMLVEGPPGPEGPAGLIGPPGIQGNPGPVGDPGERGPPGRAGLPGSDGAPGPPGTSLMLPFRFGSGGGDKGPVVAAQEAQAQAILQQARLALRGPPGPMGYTGRPGPLGQPGSPGLKGESGDLGPQGPRGPQGLTGPPGKAGRRGRAGADGARGMPGEPGVKGDRGFDGLPGLPGEKGHRGDTGAQGLPGPPGEDGERGDDGEIGPRGLPGESGPRGLLGPKGPPGIPGPPGVRGMDGPHGPKGSLGPQGEPGPPGQQGTPGTQGLPGPQGAIGPHGEKGPRGKPGLPGMPGSDGPPGHPGKEGPPGTKGNQGPSGPQGPLGYPGPRGVKGVDGIRGLKGHKGEKGEDGFPGFKGDMGVKGDRGEVGVPGSRGEDGPEGPKGRTGPTGDPGPPGLMGEKGKLGVPGLPGYPGRQGPKGSLGFPGFPGASGEKGARGLSGKSGPRGERGPTGPRGQRGPRGATGKSGAKGTSGGDGPHGPPGERGLPGPQGPNGFPGPKGPPGPPGKDGLPGHPGQRGEVGFQGKTGPPGPPGVVGPQGAAGETGPMGERGHPGPPGPPGEQGLTGTAGKEGTKGDPGPPGAPGKDGPAGLRGFPGERGLPGTAGGSGLKGNEGPAGPPGPAGSPGERGAAGSGGPIGPPGRPGPQGPPGAAGEKGVPGEKGPIGPTGRDGVQGPVGLPGPAGPPGVAGEDGDKGEVGDPGQKGTKGNKGEHGPPGPPGPLGPVGQPGAAGADGEPGARGPQGHFGAKGDEGTRGFNGPPGPIGLQGLPGPSGEKGETGDVGPMGPPGPPGPRGPAGPNGADGPQGPPGGVGNLGPPGEKGEPGESGSPGVQGEPGVKGPRGERGEKGESGQPGEAGPPGPKGPTGDDGPKGNPGPVGFPGDPGPPGEGGPRGQDGAKGDRGEDGEPGQPGSPGPTGENGPPGPLGKRGPAGTPGPEGRQGEKGAKGDPGAVGAPGKTGPVGPAGPAGKPGPDGLRGLPGSVGQQGRPGATGQAGPPGPLGPPGLPGLRGDIGAKGEKGHPGLIGLIGPPGEQGEKGDRGLPGPQGSAGQKGETGIPGASGPIGPGGPPGLPGPAGPKGAKGATGPAGPKGEKGVQGPPGHPGPPGEVIQPLPIQMPKKTRRSVDGSRLMQDEAMPTGGAPGSAGGLEEIFGSLDSLREEIEQMRRPTGTQDSPARTCQDLKLCHPELPDGEYWVDPNQGCARDAFRVFCNFTAGGETCVIPRDDVTQFSYVDSEGSPVGVVQLTFLRLLSVSAHQDVSYPCSGMAQGGPLKLRGANEDELSLETSPYVKEFRDGCQTQQGRTVLEVRTPVLEQLPVLDASFSDLGAPPRRGGVLLGPVCFMG